One genomic region from Leifsonia poae encodes:
- the ybeY gene encoding rRNA maturation RNase YbeY, producing the protein MSIEVNNESAIPVDEAALQRLAGYALDIMHVHPDAELAIVLVDEAAMEQLHVQWMDEPGPTDVLSFPMDELRPGTEDDPAPAGLLGDVVLCPQVAQAQAETAGHSLMEELLLLTTHGMLHLLGFDHAEPAEEREMFGIQRDILIGFSRYDRQH; encoded by the coding sequence ATGAGCATCGAAGTCAACAACGAGTCGGCGATTCCGGTGGATGAGGCGGCCCTGCAGCGTCTTGCCGGTTATGCGCTCGACATCATGCATGTGCACCCGGACGCGGAGCTCGCCATCGTGCTCGTTGACGAAGCGGCAATGGAGCAACTCCACGTGCAGTGGATGGACGAGCCCGGTCCGACCGATGTGCTCAGCTTCCCGATGGATGAGCTGCGCCCGGGAACCGAAGACGACCCGGCACCGGCGGGGCTGCTCGGCGATGTCGTGCTCTGCCCGCAGGTGGCACAGGCGCAGGCCGAGACCGCGGGCCACAGCCTGATGGAAGAACTGCTGCTCCTCACGACTCACGGGATGCTGCACCTGCTCGGCTTCGACCACGCGGAGCCGGCGGAAGAGCGTGAGATGTTCGGAATCCAGCGCGACATCCTCATCGGGTTCTCGCGCTACGACCGACAGCATTAG
- a CDS encoding PhoH family protein yields the protein MPTSETDPQRSDGQSEARFDVDGVAMVRLLGPQDRLLKTLERQYPLVSVHVRGNEITLAGDPVQLDAARRLIEELLQMVRNGQEISPAEVTSSARMLNTDLNLSPADVLSQAILTARGKAIRAKTLGQKNYVDAIDQNTIVFGIGPAGTGKTYLAMAKAVQALQRKEVNRIILTRPAVEAGERLGYLPGTLTDKIDPYLRPLYDALNEMMDPDLVPKLLAAGTIEVAPLAYMRGRTLNDSFIVLDEAQNTTPEQMKMFLTRLGFGSRMVVTGDITQVDLPNAASGLRLVTRVLKDIDDIHFARLTSEDVVRHTLVGRIVDAYTEYDAQKQALHYEREQAAEFANRAERRSSIPRDRQPKRR from the coding sequence TTGCCGACTAGCGAAACAGACCCCCAGCGCAGCGACGGGCAGTCCGAGGCACGGTTCGACGTCGACGGCGTCGCAATGGTGCGACTGCTCGGCCCGCAGGACAGGCTGCTCAAGACGCTGGAACGGCAGTATCCGCTGGTCAGCGTGCACGTGCGGGGCAACGAGATCACTCTCGCCGGCGACCCGGTGCAGCTTGATGCGGCCCGTCGCCTGATCGAGGAGCTGCTCCAGATGGTGCGGAACGGTCAAGAGATCAGCCCGGCCGAGGTCACCAGCTCGGCCCGGATGCTTAACACCGACCTCAACCTCAGCCCGGCCGACGTGCTGAGCCAGGCCATTCTGACCGCGCGTGGCAAAGCGATCCGAGCCAAGACCCTCGGTCAGAAGAACTACGTGGACGCGATCGACCAGAACACCATCGTGTTCGGTATCGGCCCCGCCGGAACGGGCAAGACCTACCTGGCGATGGCGAAGGCGGTTCAGGCCCTCCAACGCAAGGAGGTGAACCGGATCATCCTGACGCGTCCGGCCGTGGAGGCAGGGGAGCGTCTCGGCTACCTGCCCGGCACCCTGACCGACAAGATCGACCCGTACCTGCGCCCGCTCTACGACGCCCTGAACGAGATGATGGATCCCGATCTGGTGCCCAAACTCCTGGCCGCCGGCACGATCGAGGTCGCACCGCTCGCCTACATGCGCGGTCGCACGCTGAACGACTCGTTCATCGTCCTGGACGAGGCGCAGAACACCACCCCGGAACAGATGAAGATGTTCCTGACCCGGCTCGGCTTCGGTTCGCGCATGGTCGTGACCGGCGATATCACGCAGGTCGACCTTCCGAACGCGGCGAGTGGCCTGCGTCTAGTGACGCGGGTGCTCAAAGACATCGACGACATCCATTTCGCCCGGCTCACCAGCGAAGACGTCGTGCGGCACACCCTGGTCGGCCGGATCGTCGACGCATACACCGAGTACGACGCGCAGAAACAGGCTTTGCACTACGAGCGCGAGCAGGCGGCCGAGTTCGCGAACCGGGCGGAGCGGCGCTCGTCGATTCCGCGCGACCGTCAGCCGAAACGGCGCTGA
- a CDS encoding hemolysin family protein yields the protein MLATLFFIVAFLLVAFGGLMAAVDAAISVQSRSDIAELAETSRAQSSLRAIAADPGAHFNAINFIRITAETTAAVLVTLGFETIFEEWWVSLILSALIMTGVSFVLVGASPRSVGRANSTYLLRLTAPLIRFIRVLLGPIANGLVALGNKVTPSRSRSAPVASEEQLLSIVDEAAEFDVLEEDDRELIHSIFEFSDTVVREVMIPRTDMVTVDRGAGIGTAMGLFLSRGVSRMPVIDGDPDEVVGVLYLRDVAKLSFESPLGADEMTMGDLARPALFVPESKTADTLLRQMQLESNHLAMVVDEYGGIAGLVTMEDLIEELVGEISDEYDHEVELVQQVSEGRYRVSARLPIDELGELFGLELDDDDVDTVGGLVSKALGRLPGVGSTASSHGLRFTVDRTEGRRKHVSTVLVERDAALIAAPDASQEENKP from the coding sequence ATGCTCGCAACGCTGTTCTTCATCGTCGCGTTCCTTCTCGTGGCGTTCGGCGGGTTGATGGCCGCCGTCGACGCCGCGATCTCGGTGCAGTCGCGCTCCGACATCGCCGAACTGGCCGAGACGTCGCGGGCCCAAAGCTCACTCCGGGCCATCGCAGCCGACCCGGGGGCGCACTTCAACGCCATCAACTTCATCCGCATCACTGCCGAGACGACGGCGGCGGTGCTCGTGACGCTCGGTTTCGAGACGATCTTCGAAGAGTGGTGGGTGTCGCTGATCCTCTCCGCGCTCATCATGACCGGTGTGTCGTTCGTGCTGGTCGGTGCGAGCCCTCGGAGCGTCGGCCGGGCCAACTCGACGTATCTGCTGCGCTTGACAGCCCCACTCATCCGGTTCATCCGTGTGCTCCTCGGCCCGATCGCCAACGGGCTCGTGGCGCTGGGGAACAAGGTGACGCCATCCCGCTCCCGCTCGGCCCCGGTTGCGAGCGAGGAGCAGCTGCTGAGCATCGTCGACGAGGCCGCCGAATTCGATGTTCTGGAGGAGGACGACCGCGAGCTGATCCACTCGATCTTCGAGTTCAGCGACACGGTGGTGCGCGAGGTGATGATCCCGCGCACCGATATGGTGACGGTCGATCGCGGCGCCGGGATCGGCACCGCGATGGGCCTCTTCCTCAGCAGGGGCGTCTCTCGTATGCCGGTGATCGACGGGGACCCGGATGAGGTGGTCGGCGTGCTCTACCTGCGCGATGTGGCCAAGCTCAGCTTCGAGAGCCCGCTGGGGGCCGACGAGATGACGATGGGCGACCTCGCCCGCCCTGCCCTGTTCGTTCCGGAGTCGAAAACGGCCGACACCCTGCTGCGCCAGATGCAGCTGGAGTCCAACCACCTCGCGATGGTCGTGGACGAGTATGGCGGCATCGCCGGTCTCGTCACCATGGAGGACCTCATCGAAGAGTTGGTGGGGGAGATCTCGGACGAGTACGACCACGAGGTCGAACTGGTCCAGCAGGTCTCCGAAGGGCGGTACCGCGTCAGCGCGCGACTCCCCATCGACGAGCTCGGGGAGCTTTTCGGCCTCGAACTCGACGACGACGACGTCGACACTGTCGGCGGCCTCGTCTCCAAAGCACTCGGACGGCTCCCCGGTGTGGGGTCGACCGCATCAAGTCACGGTCTGCGGTTCACCGTCGACCGAACCGAAGGCCGGCGCAAACACGTCAGCACCGTGCTCGTCGAACGTGACGCAGCC